The following are from one region of the Mixophyes fleayi isolate aMixFle1 chromosome 7, aMixFle1.hap1, whole genome shotgun sequence genome:
- the LOC142097152 gene encoding uncharacterized protein LOC142097152, which produces MGCITVIGIFAQFLIILILFPFAVVGFTIRYIVLWICPKSSQRVIGIFSRSAPSDYEWITNGLRSAMFRHLVSETKPISISNNVHQFREAAHGCDFVLLYHTKNRGRVNLTNVTDSLYDMELRYLSELKGRVNVIVVIDDLDQGGYEEKNRILREQPDILECSQDLILVTLRDKNNPRTVNEKLEQIKDLISTESHESLNFCSYLRSMTSWVINHVTCCCGRDGREGMYKPLLV; this is translated from the exons ATCATATTGATCCTTTTCCCATTCGCTGTTGTGGGGTTCACAATCAGATACATTGTATTATGG ATTTGCCCTAAGTCCTCCCAACGAGTTATTGGGATCTTCTCTCGTTCCGCACCCAGTGACTATGAGTGGATCACTAATGGCCTTAGATCCGCAATGTTCAGACATCTGGTGTCAGAGACGAAACCCATCTCCATCTCTAACAACGTCCATCAGTTCAGAGAAGCTGCACATGGCTGCGACTTTGTACTGCTGTATCACACGAAAAACCGAGGGAGGGTCAATCTTACAAATGTGACCGACTCTCTCTACGACATGGAGCTGAGATATTTGTCAGAGCTTAAAG GTAGGGTGAATGTTATCGTGGTGATAGATGACCTGGATCAGGGCGGCTATGAGGAGAAGAATCGCATCCTGCGTGAGCAACCTGATATTTTGGAATGTTCCCAGGATCTGATACTCGTCACTCTGAGAGATAAGAATAACCCACGTACTGTTAATGAGAAGCTTGAGCAGATCAAAGATCTCATATCTACAG AGTCGCATgaatctttgaatttttgcagTTATCTG aGATCTATGACAAGCTGGGTCATCAATCAT GTGACGTGCTGTTGTGGGAGAGATGGAAGAGAAGGGATGTACAAG CCATTGCTTGTCTAA